A single window of Streptomyces sudanensis DNA harbors:
- a CDS encoding ribonuclease H family protein, which produces MTERIIAACDGACKGNPGPAAWAWVVAGADGEVASWEAGPLGRATNNVAELTALLRLLEATDPAVPLEVRMDSQYAMKAVTTWLPGWRRKGWKTASGSPVANRDLVAAIDALLTGRDVRFVHTPAHRVDGDPLNAAADAAAGQAAATQRPAGSAAGSELPPPDTRERSKAPRRPRAATASRGAVRAKFPGRCRCGSPYAKGETITRNDAGWGHPACAAAP; this is translated from the coding sequence ATGACGGAACGGATCATCGCCGCGTGCGACGGGGCGTGCAAGGGCAATCCCGGGCCCGCGGCCTGGGCGTGGGTCGTCGCCGGCGCGGACGGCGAGGTGGCCTCCTGGGAGGCCGGCCCGCTGGGCCGGGCCACCAACAACGTCGCCGAACTGACCGCGCTCCTGCGGCTGCTGGAGGCCACCGACCCGGCGGTCCCGCTGGAGGTCCGCATGGACTCCCAGTACGCGATGAAGGCCGTCACGACCTGGCTGCCGGGCTGGCGCCGCAAGGGCTGGAAGACCGCCTCCGGCTCGCCCGTCGCCAACCGGGACCTGGTCGCGGCCATCGACGCGCTGCTGACCGGCCGGGACGTGCGGTTCGTCCACACACCGGCCCACCGGGTCGACGGGGACCCCCTGAACGCCGCCGCCGACGCGGCCGCCGGCCAGGCGGCCGCCACCCAGCGGCCCGCGGGCTCGGCCGCGGGCTCGGAACTGCCGCCCCCCGACACCCGCGAACGCTCCAAGGCCCCCCGCCGGCCGCGCGCCGCGACCGCCTCCCGGGGGGCGGTGCGGGCGAAGTTCCCCGGCCGGTGCCGCTGCGGCAGCCCGTACGCGAAGGGCGAGACGATCACCAGGAACGACGCCGGCTGGGGCCACCCGGCGTGCGCGGCGGCGCCCTGA
- a CDS encoding GNAT family N-acetyltransferase codes for MSRALSDADRAVPEPPAGLVLRDCAEEADRRRAHALIQETFAEHFDHRPRTYEQWLDDIGGDRVDWSLVWIASFGADDAAVLYSRNDRRSTAWIGRVGVRRAYRGRGVAGHLLRHA; via the coding sequence ATGTCCCGCGCCCTGTCCGACGCCGACCGGGCGGTTCCCGAACCGCCCGCCGGCCTGGTGCTGCGCGACTGCGCCGAGGAGGCGGACCGGCGGCGCGCCCACGCCCTGATCCAGGAGACGTTCGCCGAGCACTTCGACCACCGTCCGCGCACCTACGAGCAGTGGCTCGACGACATCGGCGGCGACCGCGTCGACTGGTCGCTCGTGTGGATCGCCTCGTTCGGCGCGGACGACGCGGCCGTGCTGTACTCGCGCAACGACCGGCGCAGCACGGCGTGGATCGGCCGCGTCGGCGTCCGCCGCGCGTACCGGGGCCGGGGCGTCGCCGGGCACCTGCTGCGGCACGCCT
- a CDS encoding DUF5955 family protein has product MSEQTRPPFHGPPRGDNHGVQQYGGHSSVANQAVGPGARAVAGDITVHAPGTGERARVEELIRLVERLLEEHREALPDREAPRVELRRLREELDEDEPEPGVVRRALNRLAGFAEPVAPVAAAVAELTRAVGAF; this is encoded by the coding sequence ATGTCGGAGCAGACCCGGCCCCCCTTCCACGGGCCGCCCCGGGGGGACAACCACGGCGTTCAGCAGTACGGCGGGCACAGCAGCGTCGCCAACCAGGCCGTCGGACCGGGCGCACGGGCCGTCGCGGGCGACATCACCGTCCACGCCCCCGGCACCGGGGAGCGCGCCCGGGTCGAGGAGTTGATCCGCCTCGTGGAGCGCCTGCTGGAGGAGCACCGGGAGGCGCTGCCCGACCGGGAGGCGCCACGGGTGGAGCTGCGCCGGCTGCGGGAGGAACTGGACGAGGACGAACCCGAACCGGGCGTGGTGCGGCGCGCCCTGAACCGGCTGGCGGGGTTCGCCGAACCGGTGGCGCCCGTGGCGGCGGCGGTCGCCGAACTGACGCGGGCCGTAGGGGCGTTCTGA
- a CDS encoding MmcQ/YjbR family DNA-binding protein, which yields MIDAEDVRRIALSLPETVEKEAWSMPTFRVAGKMYVTVPDDETSFAVRCPRHERAELIAAEPEKFWVPPHEAASAWVRVRLAALEDLDELRDILVDSWRQAAPDRLAERHPGLRPGAAAGG from the coding sequence ATGATCGATGCCGAGGACGTCCGCCGTATCGCCCTCTCCCTGCCCGAGACGGTGGAGAAGGAGGCGTGGAGCATGCCCACGTTCCGCGTGGCGGGGAAGATGTACGTCACGGTCCCCGACGACGAGACCTCCTTCGCCGTGCGCTGCCCCCGGCACGAGCGGGCCGAACTCATCGCCGCCGAACCGGAGAAGTTCTGGGTTCCGCCGCACGAGGCCGCCTCGGCGTGGGTACGGGTGCGGCTCGCCGCGCTGGAGGACCTGGACGAGCTGCGGGACATCCTGGTCGACTCCTGGCGGCAGGCGGCGCCCGACCGGCTCGCCGAACGGCACCCCGGGCTGCGGCCGGGCGCGGCGGCGGGCGGGTGA
- a CDS encoding class I SAM-dependent methyltransferase, translated as MPKDGGGSAAEVFDEVGARYEEVFADVPGQLAALDWLVGCLPPGARVLDVGSGTGRPAAERLAAAGFDVTGIDVSAGMVRIARERVPGARFEQADVRTFEAPAGGYDAVCAFFPLLVMDQPEVARSLTRMASWVAPGGALALATVPGDVRGLEIVWMGHRVTVSSLSEERHLRLLAEAGLDVVHHHRAVYRPHGPDAPPEEHLYVHARRPA; from the coding sequence ATGCCGAAGGACGGTGGCGGGTCCGCCGCGGAGGTCTTCGACGAGGTGGGCGCGCGCTACGAGGAGGTCTTCGCCGACGTGCCGGGCCAACTCGCCGCGCTGGACTGGCTGGTCGGCTGCCTGCCGCCCGGGGCGCGGGTGCTGGACGTGGGCAGCGGCACCGGCCGCCCCGCCGCCGAGCGGCTGGCGGCGGCCGGGTTCGACGTCACCGGGATCGACGTGTCGGCCGGGATGGTGCGGATCGCGCGGGAGCGGGTGCCCGGCGCCCGCTTCGAACAGGCCGACGTGCGGACCTTCGAGGCGCCCGCGGGCGGGTACGACGCGGTGTGCGCCTTCTTCCCGCTGCTGGTCATGGACCAGCCCGAGGTGGCGCGGTCCCTGACGCGGATGGCGTCCTGGGTGGCGCCCGGCGGGGCGCTGGCGCTGGCGACGGTGCCCGGCGACGTCCGCGGCCTGGAGATCGTGTGGATGGGCCACCGGGTCACGGTGAGCAGCCTGTCCGAGGAGCGGCACCTGCGGCTGCTGGCGGAGGCGGGCCTGGACGTCGTCCACCACCACAGGGCGGTGTACCGGCCGCACGGGCCGGACGCGCCGCCGGAGGAGCACCTGTACGTCCACGCCCGGCGCCCCGCCTGA
- a CDS encoding glyceraldehyde-3-phosphate dehydrogenase: protein MTVKDDSFTNWKNREEIAESMIPMIGKLYRERDVTVLLHSRSLVNKSVVSILKTHRFARQIAGEELSVTETLPFLRTLTTLDLGPSQIDIGMLAATYKADTRGLSVEEFTAEAVAGATGADKIERRDPRDVVLYGFGRIGRLVARLLIEKTGSGNGLRLRAIVVRRGGDMDIVKRASLLRRDSIHGQFQGTITVDEANDTIIANGNEIKVIYAGDPSEVDYTAYGIKDAILIDNTGKWRDREGLSKHLRPGVAKVVLTAPGKGDVPNIVHGVNHDTIKPDEKILSCASCTTNAIVPPLKAMADEYGVLRGHVETVHSFTNDQNLLDNYHKADRRGRSAPLNMVITETGAASAVAKALPDLDAPITGSSIRVPVPDVSIAILSLRLGRETTREEVLDHLRNVSLTSPLKRQIDFTTAPDAVSSDFIGSRHAAIVDAGATKVDGDNAILYLWYDNEFGYSCQVIRVVQHVSGVEYPTYPAPAV from the coding sequence GTGACTGTCAAAGACGACTCGTTCACTAACTGGAAGAACCGCGAGGAGATCGCGGAGTCGATGATCCCGATGATCGGGAAGCTGTATCGGGAACGGGACGTCACCGTCCTGCTGCACAGCCGGTCCTTGGTGAACAAGTCGGTGGTCAGCATCCTCAAGACGCACCGATTCGCCCGGCAGATCGCCGGCGAGGAGCTGTCGGTCACCGAGACGCTCCCGTTCCTGCGGACCCTCACCACGCTCGACCTCGGCCCGTCCCAGATCGACATCGGCATGCTCGCCGCGACGTACAAGGCCGACACCCGCGGCCTGTCGGTCGAGGAGTTCACCGCCGAGGCCGTCGCGGGCGCGACCGGCGCCGACAAGATCGAGCGCCGCGACCCCCGCGACGTCGTCCTGTACGGCTTCGGCCGCATCGGCCGCCTCGTCGCCCGCCTCCTCATCGAGAAGACCGGCTCCGGCAACGGGCTGCGGCTGCGGGCCATCGTGGTCCGCCGCGGCGGCGACATGGACATCGTCAAGCGCGCCTCGCTGCTGCGCCGGGACTCCATCCACGGGCAGTTCCAGGGCACGATCACCGTCGACGAGGCGAACGACACGATCATCGCCAACGGCAACGAGATCAAGGTGATCTACGCCGGCGACCCGTCGGAGGTCGACTACACGGCGTACGGCATCAAGGACGCCATCCTCATCGACAACACCGGCAAGTGGCGCGACCGCGAGGGCCTGTCCAAGCACCTGCGCCCGGGCGTCGCCAAGGTCGTCCTGACGGCTCCGGGCAAGGGCGACGTCCCGAACATCGTCCACGGCGTGAACCACGACACGATCAAGCCGGACGAGAAGATCCTGTCCTGCGCGTCGTGCACCACCAACGCGATCGTCCCGCCGCTGAAGGCGATGGCGGACGAGTACGGCGTCCTGCGCGGCCACGTGGAGACCGTCCACTCGTTCACCAACGACCAGAACCTGCTGGACAACTACCACAAGGCCGACCGCCGCGGCCGTTCCGCGCCGCTCAACATGGTCATCACCGAGACCGGTGCCGCCTCCGCCGTCGCGAAGGCGCTGCCCGACCTCGACGCGCCCATCACCGGCAGCTCGATCCGCGTCCCCGTCCCGGACGTCTCGATCGCGATCCTCTCCCTGCGCCTGGGCCGCGAGACCACCCGCGAGGAGGTCCTCGACCACCTCCGCAACGTGTCGCTGACCTCGCCGCTGAAGCGCCAGATCGACTTCACCACCGCCCCCGACGCGGTGTCGAGCGACTTCATCGGCTCGCGCCACGCGGCGATCGTCGACGCCGGCGCCACCAAGGTCGACGGCGACAACGCCATCCTCTACCTCTGGTACGACAACGAGTTCGGCTACTCCTGCCAGGTCATCCGCGTCGTCCAGCACGTGTCCGGCGTGGAGTACCCCACCTACCCGGCCCCGGCGGTCTGA
- a CDS encoding RrF2 family transcriptional regulator has translation MRLTKFTDLALRAVMWLAVFEGDGAPTTREVAEAVGVPAAHLAKAVTRLRHLGVLEARRGRGGGLALTALGRGASIGWLVRELEGPGEVAACEDGTPCPLRAACRLRSALREAQEAFHASLDPLTVADLVSRPTGPVLVALTGRRPGRPAPAPRAEPEPTPPFSL, from the coding sequence GTGAGGTTGACGAAGTTCACCGACCTGGCGCTGCGCGCCGTCATGTGGCTCGCCGTCTTCGAGGGCGACGGGGCGCCGACCACCCGCGAGGTGGCCGAGGCCGTGGGCGTGCCCGCCGCCCACCTGGCGAAGGCGGTCACCCGGCTCCGGCACCTGGGCGTGCTGGAGGCCCGCCGGGGGCGCGGCGGCGGCCTGGCGCTGACCGCGCTCGGGCGCGGCGCTTCGATCGGCTGGCTGGTCAGGGAGTTGGAAGGGCCCGGCGAGGTGGCGGCCTGCGAGGACGGGACGCCCTGCCCGCTTCGTGCCGCATGCCGGCTGCGTTCCGCGCTGCGCGAGGCGCAGGAGGCGTTCCACGCCTCGCTCGACCCGCTGACCGTGGCCGACCTGGTGTCCCGGCCCACCGGGCCGGTTCTCGTCGCGCTCACCGGCCGGCGTCCCGGCCGACCCGCTCCCGCGCCCCGTGCGGAACCGGAACCGACCCCACCGTTCTCCCTCTGA
- a CDS encoding globin domain-containing protein, protein MLSEQSAPVVRATLPAVGAAIGEIAELFYKKMFTDRPELLRDLFNRGNQAGGEQQQALAGSIAAFAGMLLEHPEGRPDALLSRIAHKHASLGITPEQYELVHRHLFSAIVDVLGDAVTEEVAAAWDEVYWLMANALIALEARLYREAGAPDGRTWRRMEVVERSEETADAMSLVLRPADGTPAGPFRPGQYVSVRVELPDGARQIRQYSLSRAPGAPDWRITVKRVRGGAGPEGEVSSWLHEHVRPGDVLDVSAAFGDLVLPAGDGPLLLVSAGIGCTPMLSMLHHLAAERATRPVTAVHADRAPADHVHRDEYRRLVGELPGARLHLWYEEPGDDPEASRGLVDVASLDLPEGVTAYLCGPLPFMRAVRGGLLERGVPARSVHYEVFGPDLWLGRD, encoded by the coding sequence ATGCTGTCCGAGCAGTCCGCTCCGGTCGTCCGCGCCACCCTGCCCGCCGTGGGCGCCGCCATCGGAGAGATCGCCGAGCTGTTCTACAAGAAGATGTTCACCGACCGGCCCGAACTTCTGCGGGATCTGTTCAACCGCGGCAACCAGGCCGGCGGCGAGCAGCAGCAGGCGCTCGCCGGCTCCATCGCCGCCTTCGCGGGCATGCTGCTCGAACACCCCGAGGGCCGCCCGGACGCGCTGCTCTCCCGCATCGCCCACAAGCACGCCTCGCTCGGCATCACCCCCGAGCAGTACGAACTCGTCCACCGGCACCTCTTCTCGGCCATCGTCGACGTCCTCGGCGACGCCGTCACCGAGGAGGTGGCCGCCGCCTGGGACGAGGTCTACTGGCTGATGGCCAACGCGCTCATCGCCCTGGAGGCCCGCCTCTACCGGGAGGCCGGCGCCCCCGACGGCCGGACGTGGCGGCGGATGGAGGTCGTCGAGCGGTCCGAGGAGACCGCCGACGCGATGTCGCTCGTCCTGCGCCCCGCCGACGGCACGCCCGCCGGCCCGTTCCGCCCCGGCCAGTACGTCAGCGTGCGGGTCGAACTCCCCGACGGCGCCCGCCAGATACGCCAGTACAGCCTCTCCCGCGCCCCCGGCGCCCCCGACTGGCGGATCACCGTCAAGCGCGTCCGCGGCGGCGCCGGCCCCGAGGGGGAGGTCTCGTCGTGGCTGCACGAGCACGTCCGCCCCGGTGACGTCCTCGACGTCTCCGCGGCGTTCGGCGACCTCGTCCTGCCGGCGGGGGACGGGCCGCTGCTGCTGGTGTCCGCGGGCATCGGCTGCACGCCGATGCTGTCCATGCTCCACCACCTCGCCGCCGAGCGGGCCACCCGCCCGGTGACCGCGGTCCACGCCGACCGCGCGCCCGCCGACCACGTCCACCGGGACGAGTACCGCCGCCTCGTCGGGGAACTCCCCGGTGCCCGGCTGCACCTGTGGTACGAGGAGCCGGGCGACGACCCGGAGGCGTCCCGCGGCCTGGTCGACGTGGCGTCGCTCGACCTGCCCGAGGGCGTCACCGCGTACCTGTGCGGCCCGCTGCCGTTCATGCGCGCGGTGCGCGGCGGGCTCCTGGAGCGCGGCGTGCCCGCGCGGTCCGTCCACTACGAGGTGTTCGGCCCCGACCTGTGGCTCGGCCGCGACTGA
- a CDS encoding cation:proton antiporter: MHSSAVFLVEFGAIILGLGLLGRLAGRLKFSPIPLYLLAGLAFGTGGLLPLGASEEFVAIGAEIGVILLLLMLGLEYTAADLVTNLRTQYPAGLVDAALNALPGAAMALLLGWGPVAAVVLAGVTWISSSGVIAKVLGDLGRLGNRETPVVLSILVLEDLAMAVYLPIVTALLAGVGLAAGSVTLAVALGVAGLVLFLALRFGRLISRFVSSDDPEKLLLVVLGLTLLVAGIAQQLQVSAAVGAFLVGIALSGEVAEGAHNLLSPLRDLFAAVFFVFFGLHTDPASIPPVLLPALALAVVTAGTKIATGYWAAKRAGVSVRGRWRAGGTLVARGEFSIVIAGLAVTAGIEPSLGPLATAYVLILVVLGPLTARYTEPVASRLTRRRTAPEQPPVPREETLDPVEDGTAGRA; encoded by the coding sequence ATGCACTCGTCCGCTGTCTTCCTCGTCGAGTTCGGCGCGATCATCCTGGGGCTCGGCCTGCTGGGCCGCCTCGCCGGGCGGCTGAAGTTCTCCCCCATCCCGCTGTACCTGCTGGCGGGGCTGGCGTTCGGCACGGGCGGACTGCTGCCGCTGGGCGCGAGCGAGGAGTTCGTGGCGATCGGCGCCGAGATCGGCGTCATCCTCCTGCTGCTGATGCTCGGCCTGGAGTACACGGCCGCCGACCTGGTCACCAACCTCAGGACCCAGTACCCGGCCGGTCTGGTGGACGCCGCGCTCAACGCCCTGCCGGGCGCCGCCATGGCCCTGCTGCTGGGCTGGGGCCCGGTCGCGGCGGTGGTGCTGGCGGGGGTCACCTGGATCTCCTCCTCGGGCGTCATCGCGAAGGTCCTCGGCGACCTGGGGCGGCTCGGCAACCGGGAGACCCCGGTCGTCCTGAGCATCCTGGTCCTGGAGGACCTGGCGATGGCCGTCTACCTGCCGATCGTCACCGCCCTGCTGGCGGGGGTCGGGCTCGCCGCGGGGAGCGTCACCCTCGCCGTCGCGCTGGGGGTCGCCGGCCTGGTCCTGTTCCTCGCGCTGCGCTTCGGGCGGCTGATCTCCCGTTTCGTGTCCAGTGACGACCCGGAGAAGCTGCTGCTGGTGGTGCTGGGGCTGACGCTGCTGGTGGCGGGCATCGCCCAGCAGCTCCAGGTGTCCGCCGCGGTCGGCGCGTTCCTGGTCGGCATCGCCCTGTCCGGCGAGGTCGCGGAGGGCGCCCACAACCTGCTGAGCCCGCTGCGGGACCTGTTCGCCGCGGTGTTCTTCGTCTTCTTCGGCCTGCACACCGACCCCGCGAGCATCCCGCCGGTCCTGCTGCCGGCCCTCGCGCTGGCCGTGGTGACGGCCGGCACGAAGATCGCGACCGGCTACTGGGCGGCGAAGCGGGCCGGCGTGTCCGTCAGGGGCCGCTGGCGGGCCGGCGGCACGCTGGTGGCGCGCGGGGAGTTCTCCATCGTCATCGCGGGTCTGGCCGTCACGGCCGGGATCGAGCCGTCCCTCGGCCCGCTGGCCACCGCGTACGTGCTGATCCTCGTCGTGCTGGGTCCGCTGACGGCCCGTTACACCGAGCCGGTCGCCAGCCGGCTGACCCGGCGCCGCACCGCGCCGGAGCAGCCGCCGGTGCCGCGCGAGGAGACCCTCGACCCGGTCGAGGACGGCACGGCGGGCCGCGCCTGA
- a CDS encoding cation:proton antiporter regulatory subunit has product MSSTPLPGIGVRYDLTTREDRRLSVVAQRDGSRVLNAYRRDDPDECALSVKLTAPESEALIDALMPSHHSPSLLSTTDLGLVAERIELPSTSYWGGRHLGDTRMRTETGASIVAVLRRADAIPSPGPDFRLAGGDTLIVIGTREGVDAAAAILGRE; this is encoded by the coding sequence ATGAGCAGTACGCCGCTGCCCGGCATCGGGGTCCGCTACGACCTCACGACCCGCGAGGACCGGCGCCTGTCGGTGGTCGCCCAACGCGACGGGAGCCGCGTGCTGAACGCCTACCGCCGGGACGATCCGGACGAGTGCGCCCTGTCCGTGAAGCTGACGGCCCCCGAGTCGGAGGCGCTGATCGACGCCCTGATGCCCTCGCACCACAGCCCCAGCCTCCTGTCGACGACCGACCTCGGCCTGGTGGCCGAGCGCATCGAACTGCCCTCCACGTCGTACTGGGGCGGGCGGCACCTGGGGGACACGCGGATGCGGACCGAGACCGGCGCGTCGATCGTCGCCGTGCTGCGCAGGGCCGACGCCATCCCCTCGCCGGGGCCCGACTTCCGGCTCGCCGGCGGGGACACCCTCATCGTCATCGGCACCCGCGAGGGCGTCGACGCCGCCGCCGCGATCCTCGGGAGGGAGTGA
- the tatA gene encoding Sec-independent protein translocase subunit TatA, with protein sequence MGTLSVWHLAIVVGVVVLLFGSKKLPEMARSLGKSARILKSEAAAMKAENNKPEEMPPPSRP encoded by the coding sequence ATGGGAACGCTCAGCGTGTGGCACCTCGCCATCGTGGTCGGAGTCGTCGTCCTCCTCTTCGGCAGCAAGAAGCTGCCCGAGATGGCGCGCTCCCTCGGCAAGTCCGCCCGGATCCTCAAGAGCGAGGCCGCCGCGATGAAGGCCGAGAACAACAAGCCCGAGGAGATGCCGCCCCCCTCCCGCCC
- a CDS encoding glutamate--cysteine ligase 2, whose protein sequence is MRSVGVEEELLLVDRQNGEPRALSAAVLAAASRDPLGNEEVFESELQRQQLEFATSPQTDMRELEEEVRRWRAEAARHAEGVDASVVALATSPLGASPALGSDKRHQWLKEHFGLTALEQLTCGCHVHVSVESDEEGVAVLDRVRPWLPVLLALSANSPFWEGQDSGYHSYRNRVWGRWPSAGPVEVFGSADRYHEQVADMIASGALLDEGMVYFDARLSKAYPTVEVRVADVCLDPSTTVLLATLIRGLVDTAAREWRDGMPPPRHGVALLRLASWRAARSGLEDELIHPGTMRPAPAEAVVHALFDHVRDALEENGDTASARTALADLLENGNGARVQRQLLHRTGSLRSVVTECVRRTLA, encoded by the coding sequence GTGCGAAGTGTGGGTGTGGAGGAGGAGCTGCTGCTGGTGGACCGCCAGAACGGAGAGCCGCGGGCGCTGTCCGCGGCGGTCCTGGCGGCGGCCTCGCGTGACCCGCTGGGCAACGAGGAGGTCTTCGAGAGCGAACTCCAGCGCCAGCAGCTCGAGTTCGCGACCAGCCCGCAAACCGACATGCGGGAGCTGGAGGAGGAGGTCCGCCGCTGGCGGGCGGAGGCGGCACGGCACGCGGAGGGAGTCGACGCGTCCGTCGTGGCGCTGGCCACCTCCCCGCTGGGGGCGAGCCCCGCGCTCGGTTCCGACAAGCGGCACCAGTGGCTGAAGGAGCACTTCGGCCTCACCGCCCTGGAGCAGTTGACGTGCGGCTGCCACGTGCACGTGTCGGTGGAGTCCGACGAGGAGGGCGTGGCCGTCCTGGACCGGGTCCGCCCCTGGCTGCCCGTCCTGCTGGCGCTCAGCGCGAACTCGCCTTTCTGGGAGGGCCAGGACAGCGGTTACCACAGCTACCGCAACCGGGTGTGGGGCCGCTGGCCGTCGGCCGGCCCGGTCGAGGTGTTCGGGTCGGCGGACCGGTACCACGAGCAGGTCGCCGACATGATCGCCAGCGGGGCGCTGCTGGACGAGGGCATGGTGTACTTCGACGCCCGCCTGTCGAAGGCGTACCCGACCGTCGAGGTCCGCGTCGCGGACGTGTGCCTGGACCCGTCGACGACGGTCCTGCTGGCGACGCTGATCCGGGGCCTGGTGGACACGGCCGCGCGGGAGTGGCGCGACGGGATGCCGCCGCCGCGGCACGGTGTGGCCCTGCTGCGGCTGGCGAGCTGGCGGGCGGCCCGGTCGGGCCTGGAGGACGAGCTGATCCACCCGGGGACGATGCGCCCCGCCCCGGCGGAGGCGGTGGTGCACGCCCTGTTCGACCACGTGCGGGACGCGCTGGAGGAGAACGGCGACACCGCGTCCGCCCGGACGGCCCTCGCCGACCTCCTGGAGAACGGCAACGGCGCCCGCGTGCAGCGGCAGCTCCTGCACCGCACGGGCAGCCTGCGGTCCGTGGTGACCGAGTGCGTCCGGCGCACCCTGGCCTGA
- a CDS encoding DUF6328 family protein: MLPAATAGTAPAAGAPQADPPESARDRINRRWHEILQETRVAQTGVQILFGFLLSVAFTPLFRELAAADRAIYVITVVLGALATASLIAPVSLHRFLSGQRMKDEMVDTAHRLMMCGMVLLALTIGCTLLLILHVVVPGLLADLLVGAVMLWFVLSWYVLPLWLRRRSARRLARRSARS; encoded by the coding sequence ATCCTTCCCGCCGCGACCGCGGGGACGGCCCCTGCGGCGGGCGCCCCGCAAGCCGATCCGCCCGAGAGCGCGCGCGACCGGATCAACCGCAGGTGGCACGAGATCCTGCAGGAGACCCGGGTGGCGCAGACGGGTGTGCAGATCCTCTTCGGCTTCCTGCTGAGCGTGGCGTTCACGCCGCTGTTCCGGGAGCTGGCCGCGGCCGACCGGGCGATCTACGTGATCACGGTGGTGCTGGGCGCGCTGGCCACCGCCTCCCTCATAGCGCCGGTGTCCCTGCACCGGTTCCTGTCGGGGCAGCGGATGAAGGACGAGATGGTCGACACCGCGCACCGGCTGATGATGTGCGGCATGGTGCTGCTGGCCCTGACCATCGGCTGCACCCTGCTGCTCATCCTGCACGTGGTGGTGCCCGGCCTCCTCGCGGATCTGCTGGTGGGCGCGGTGATGCTCTGGTTCGTCCTGTCCTGGTACGTGCTTCCCCTGTGGTTGCGCCGCCGATCCGCACGGCGGCTCGCGCGGCGTTCCGCCCGGAGTTGA
- a CDS encoding CBS domain-containing protein has translation MTTAREIMTEGAECIGEDETVLEAAKKMTELGVGALPICGTDNRLKGMLTDRDIVVKVLGKGKDPAECKAGELAQGEAVTIGADDDADEILRTMTEHKVRRLPVIDGHDLVGMVAQADVARALPDPKVGDLVQALSTD, from the coding sequence ATGACGACGGCACGAGAGATCATGACCGAGGGCGCCGAGTGCATCGGCGAGGACGAGACCGTGCTCGAAGCCGCGAAGAAGATGACGGAACTCGGTGTGGGAGCCCTGCCCATCTGCGGAACCGACAACAGGCTCAAGGGCATGCTCACCGACCGCGACATCGTCGTGAAGGTCCTCGGGAAGGGCAAGGACCCGGCCGAGTGCAAGGCCGGCGAGCTGGCCCAGGGCGAGGCGGTCACCATCGGCGCCGACGACGACGCGGACGAGATCCTGCGCACCATGACCGAGCACAAGGTGCGCCGGCTCCCCGTCATCGACGGCCACGACCTCGTCGGCATGGTCGCCCAGGCCGACGTCGCCCGGGCGCTGCCCGACCCGAAGGTGGGCGACCTGGTGCAGGCGCTGTCCACCGACTGA